The following are from one region of the Salvia hispanica cultivar TCC Black 2014 chromosome 1, UniMelb_Shisp_WGS_1.0, whole genome shotgun sequence genome:
- the LOC125201044 gene encoding isopentenyl-diphosphate Delta-isomerase I-like, whose translation MSALTIPIQKLVAASTAAAASSSTSSISPLKSLLFKPTSCRPLSHPKPTPFRLRFTASATSTMGDVAAMDAVQRRLMFEDECILVDENDHVVGHESKYNCHLMEKIEALNLLHRAFSVFLFNSKYELLLQQRSTTKVTFPLVWTNTCCSHPLYRDSELIEENALGVRNAAQRKLLDELGIPAEDVPVDQFVPLGRMLYKAPSDGKWGEHELDYLLFIVRDVSVHPNPDEVQDVKYVNREELKELLRKADAGEGGLKLSPWFRLVVDNFLFKWWDHVEKGTINEAVDMKTIHKLIEK comes from the exons atgtcgGCCTTGACCATCCCGATTCAAAAATTGGTGGCTGCTTCCACAGCTGCAgctgcttcttcttcaacttcatcGATTTCTCCACTCAAATCTCTCCTTTTTAAACCCACTTCCTGTAGGCCTCTCTCCCATCCCAAACCCACCCCTTTCCGCCTACGTTTCACCGCCTCCGCTACCTCAACTATGGGTGACGTCGCCGCCATGGACGCCGTGCAGAGGCGCCTCATGTTTGAAGACGA ATGCATATTGGTTGATGAGAATGATCACGTGGTTGGCCATGAATCCAAGTACAATT GTCATCTGATGGAAAAAATTGAGGCTCTAAATTTGTTGCACAGAGCTTTCAGTGTCTTCTTGTTTAACTCAAAATACGAGCTATTGCTTCAG CAACGATCTACAACTAAGGTTACTTTTCCGTTGGTGTGGACAAACACCTGCTGCAGTCATCCACTATACCGGGATTCTGAGCTTATCGAAGAAAATGCTCTTG gtgtgAGGAATGCTGCTCAAAGGAAGCTATTGGATGAACTTGGCATCCCTGCTGAAGATGTCCCAGTCGACCAGTTCGTTCCTTTGGGGCGTATGCTGTACAAAGCCCCATCCGATGGAAAATGGGGAGAGCATGAAT TGGATTATCTCCTTTTCATTGTCCGGGATGTGAGCGTGCATCCAAATCCAGACGAAGTTCAGgatgtgaaatatgtgaaccGGGAAGAGCTGAAGGAGCTTCTACGGAAAGCAGATGCCGGAGAGGGGGGATTGAAGCTGTCACCGTGGTTCAGGCTAGTGGTCGATAACTTCTTGTTCAAGTGGTGGGATCACGTCGAGAAAGGGACGATAAATGAAGCAGTTGACATGAAGACAATTCACAAGCTGATTGAGAAATGA